A genomic window from Pseudokineococcus lusitanus includes:
- the galE gene encoding UDP-glucose 4-epimerase GalE: MSWLVTGGAGYIGAHVVDAFRAADLPCVVLDDLSTGVEAFVPDDVPFVRADLLDGAAVGAALREHGVTGVVHLAGFKYAGVSVQRPLHTYTQNVTATVTLLREMEAAGVERLVFSSSAAVYGTPPTDVVTEQTPTGPESPYGESKLVGEWLLRDAARAGGLRGTSLRYFNVVGSGRPELYDASPHNLFPLVLAALAEGRTPRINGTDYPTPDGTCVRDYVHVADLARSHVAAARRLAAGDPVDPVYNLGSGDGVSVREIMGAVARVTGVDFTPEEADRRPGDPARIVARGDLAARDLDWAMRHSLDDMVAGAWAAQQRLAR; this comes from the coding sequence GTGAGCTGGTTGGTGACCGGAGGGGCCGGGTACATCGGGGCGCACGTGGTGGACGCGTTCCGCGCGGCCGACCTGCCGTGCGTCGTCCTCGACGACCTGTCGACGGGCGTCGAGGCCTTCGTGCCCGACGACGTCCCGTTCGTCCGCGCGGACCTCCTCGACGGCGCCGCCGTCGGCGCGGCGCTGCGCGAGCACGGCGTCACGGGCGTCGTCCACCTCGCGGGGTTCAAGTACGCCGGCGTCTCGGTCCAGCGACCCCTGCACACGTACACGCAGAACGTCACCGCGACGGTGACGCTGCTGCGCGAGATGGAGGCCGCCGGGGTCGAGCGGCTCGTGTTCTCCTCCTCCGCCGCGGTGTACGGCACCCCGCCGACCGACGTCGTCACCGAGCAGACGCCGACCGGCCCGGAGTCGCCCTACGGGGAGAGCAAGCTCGTCGGGGAGTGGCTGCTGCGCGACGCCGCCCGCGCCGGCGGCCTGCGCGGGACGTCGCTGCGCTACTTCAACGTCGTGGGCTCCGGCCGCCCCGAGCTCTACGACGCGAGCCCGCACAACCTCTTCCCGCTCGTCCTCGCCGCGCTGGCCGAGGGCCGCACGCCGCGGATCAACGGCACGGACTACCCGACGCCGGACGGCACGTGCGTGCGCGACTACGTCCACGTCGCCGACCTGGCCCGCAGCCACGTCGCGGCCGCCCGCCGCCTCGCCGCGGGCGACCCCGTCGATCCCGTCTACAACCTCGGCAGCGGCGACGGCGTTTCCGTGCGCGAGATCATGGGGGCCGTCGCCCGCGTCACGGGCGTCGACTTCACGCCCGAGGAGGCCGACCGCCGCCCGGGCGACCCGGCCCGCATCGTCGCCCGCGGCGACCTGGCCGCCCGCGACCTCGACTGGGCCATGCGCCACAGCCTCGACGACATGGTCGCCGGCGCCTGGGCGGCGCAGCAGCGCCTCGCCCGCTGA